Proteins encoded within one genomic window of Mya arenaria isolate MELC-2E11 chromosome 13, ASM2691426v1:
- the LOC128214854 gene encoding uncharacterized protein LOC128214854: protein MPVAQMEATSTQFMPWMVTIMNISEVLRNLPERNEEMLKSELLIQIRNITEMLINHTPAKPTSSAKPTSSAEPTSSAKQTSSAKPTSAKKLTAKKPTLAKPTSGKKLTAKKLTAKKLNTTIPPKFDLVAAAVQSVAPTRPISPINHVTSKNEQNEHIPLDMLEHIDWVSLMADLSDL from the coding sequence ATGCCAGTCGCACAAATGGAAGCGACGTCAACGCAATTCATGCCATGGATGGTTACAATCATGAACATATCAGAAGTCCTCAGGAACTTGCCAGAACGTAATGAAGAAATGCTGAAGAGCGAACTTTTAATCCAAATTAGGAATATAACAGAGATGTTAATTAATCACACACCTGCGAAGCCGACCTCATCAGCGAAGCCGACCTCATCAGCTGAGCCGACCTCATCAGCGAAGCAGACCTCATCAGCGAAGCCAACCTCAGCGAAGAAGCTGACCGCGAAGAAGCCGACCTTAGCGAAGCCGACCTCAGGGAAGAAGCTTACCGCGAAGAAGCTGACCGCGAAAAAGCTGAACACTACTATACCTCCAAAGTTTGATCTGGTGGCTGCAGCAGTACAGAGTGTGGCACCGACGAGACCGATATCACCCATAAACCATGTCACTTCCAAGAACGAACAGAACGAACATATTCCATTGGATATGTTAGAACATATTGACTGGGTGAGCCTGATGGCTGATCTGTCTGATCTGTGA
- the LOC128214429 gene encoding phospholipid phosphatase-related protein type 5-like → MGLYENNNAGVESAENLHNRDGAESSASESSDHQERGKILVCITFLLELVILAGVIVLEYFLRWTTVFPMRKVNFTCTDPAISHGEADPSFSSFSFNAVIPENIVYSLSLCVPPFVMLIGEVAVWAFTEENQKSIRVCCRPCNVPQVFRRLFRFIGVFVFGLVTSMVFVDVVKLMTGQLRPNFLEVCRINSTLCVINGNVGGDELCTNKDELALRHARASFPSMRATMTAYSAIFTTIYIHGALRTRSVRVLRPFLSLVFTMLSLLCGLAEIGLHHNIWEDVAVGWALGAVVAMYLGSYVLYNFREYVSERKMIRLLHGFLVDHQLLNEITKDGKLRLFPASFHIPRAHTRPAPYQKFEGIKPQTTPLAMYGDGGIDQSGERYRENPAIDSPYNDNQRLSHL, encoded by the exons ATGGGGCTTTACGAAAACAACAATGCTGGGGTGGAGTCAGCCGAGAATCTGCACAATCGGGACGGCGCTGAGTCGTCTGCTTCCGAGTCCTCGGATCACCAAGAGCGCGGTAAAATTCTCGTCTGCATCACATTCCTTCTGGAACTTGTAATCTTAGCTGGTGTTATTGTGTTGGAATATTTTCTGAG atGGACGACCGTCTTTCCGATGCGGAAGGTCAATTTCACGTGCACGGATCCGGCTATCTCGCACGGGGAGGCGGATCCCTCGTTTTCTTCCTTCTCGTTTAACGCCGTCATCCCTGAGAATATCGTCTACTCGCTCAGCCTATGTGTGCCGCCTTTCGTG ATGCTGATAGGCGAGGTTGCCGTCTGGGCGTTCACAGAAGAAAACCAGAAGTCCATCCGGGTCTGCTGCCGCCCCTGCAATGTTCCCCAAGTGTTTAGGCGCCTCTTCCGGTTTATAG GCGTGTTTGTGTTCGGACTCGTGACTTCAATGGTGTTTGTAGACGTGGTGAAACTCATGACAGGTCAGCTCCGCCCCAACTTTCTAGAGGTGTGTCGGATCAACTCCACCCTCTGTGTGATCAACGGCAATGTGGGTGGGGATGAGTTGTGTACCAATAAGGACGAACTGGCACTAAGACACGCACG TGCGTCTTTCCCTTCAATGCGAGCAACTATGACCGCTTATTCAGCAATTTTCACTACG ATCTACATTCATGGAGCGTTGCGGACGCGGTCGGTGCGTGTGCTGCGGCCCTTTCTGTCTCTGGTGTTCACGATGTTGTCGCTACTGTGCGGTCTGGCGGAAATAGGGCTGCACCACAATATCTGGGAGGATGTGGCGGTCGGGTGGGCACTGGGAGCCGTCGTTGCCATGTATCTC GGGTCGTACGTGCTGTACAACTTCCGGGAGTACGTGTCTGAGCGGAAGATGATCCGACTGCTGCACGGGTTCCTCGTGGACCACCAACTCCTCAACGAGATCACCAAGGAC GGCAAGCTTCGTCTGTTCCCGGCGTCGTTCCATATTCCTCGTGCACACACTCGTCCCGCACCTTACCAGAAGTTTGAAGGCATCAAACCACAAACCACGCCCCTCGCCATGTATGGAGATGGTGGAATCGACCAATCGGGAGAGAGATACAGGGAAAACCCCGCTATCGACTCACCCTATAACGACAATCAAAGATTATCTCATCTCTGA